From the Panulirus ornatus isolate Po-2019 chromosome 58, ASM3632096v1, whole genome shotgun sequence genome, one window contains:
- the LOC139766562 gene encoding FIGNL1-interacting regulator of recombination and mitosis-like isoform X3, with product MVYKHLNKKHDFLRMTPSPENGLQVTRFAFGSFLPHLEVDKNAFDFFDAAVPCLKTAFDEFLQDCKRKAKENVDQVNELLQQCILVVECSNLAMQFLLQAERITIENVRNLPQIVQYIINLSLDHCKDSEHTYGSHLQLVKDSLFTLFRLTVELSTQFAHILSKLTFDSFSEDDMEILLGVCEQLCATASSLSQLSEIRGCVVVWRAYTSLVNQHCGNLITRMDLRTPLVALTEEIRDGLLLLASIPVKNATMDEKDQKVVQRIIKMSSFCLKVIIALCEKFQGYLRGAHSALVSLLLLLFRFSPENMTLQNYPSIVKKGIEQQVIFGIAPLLIHLRDDEEFIKMVLEIGEDETRIDIEWGSYLQLLIAVCVPHNTVTMMHTCSFLTRIFQTMEKSHASLSFPCMMNGVMFGGRPQSNVTLYEHVLTHVCALVGTLEAIHFEILEQLLVEWLLSGKTWPALLSADIWCFVARYGSSELCKCHCLVLIDLLSCIPPPSHQHLVTASLLSRLIPKLCLNHKQEVFSNFKCVGHSIPAWYSIMQGEANDSVEELTRDVLQACTEKVNVSLSRKATEQTIVSLLDELEYLTPLFLVFTCARNAAAPFVEDFTKALLQLWIRIPVDHIGCSVVDLMISSLLKATTSVLSCFSNNQLLQIISSCEDCCTKGSAVVWVSVCDLLATLGRCHLSQSSELSSILCLISNELSLMLSSPNPLVYQCALDAFVAFGQHTAHEEVLSVCLERCEEGLQERVTNYLQQEPHVLLYGQSRNILLQNQNITCSFSYKPKLQKDFKPIEDLISPNNKCHDMLVEKERPSKRCREDEDSSPEKPTNIKSLLDSLYDSFGVMKKIKDCNIMMEETEIDRVKDLLQEMVCTWEMKAK from the exons ATGGTTTATAAGCACCTTAACAAGAAACACGACTTTCTGCGGATGACTCCTTCTCCTGAAAATGGGTTGCAAGTAACAAGATTTGCGTTTGGGTCATTTCTGCCACATCTTGAGGTTGATAAGAATGCATTTGATTTCTTTGATGCTGCTGTTCCTTGCCTGAAGACTGCTTTTGATGAATTTTTGCAAGACTGTAAAAGAAAAGCAAAGGAAAATGTGGATCAGGTCAATGAGTTACTTCAG CAATGCATTCTAGTGGTAGAGTGCAGTAACCTGGCAATGCAGTTTTTGCTACAAGCAGAAAGAATTACTATTGAGAATGTGAGGAACCTGCCACAAATTGTACAGTACATCATTAATCTCTCTTTGGACCACTGCAAAGATAG TGAACACACCTATGGAAGTCATCTTCAACTCGTTAAGGATTCCTTATTTACCCTTTTTCGTCTGACTGTTGAGCTTTCTACCCAGTTTGCTCATATTTTGTCAAAGCTGACTTTTGACTCCTTCTCTGAAGATGATATGGAAATCCTTTTAGGGG TGTGTGAGCAGCTTTGTGCAACAGCATCAAGCTTATCACAGTTGTCAGAAATTCGTGGGTGTGTTGTAGTGTGGCGTGCCTACACGAGTTTGGTTAACCAACATTGTGGAAATTTGATCACTCGTATGGATCTGAGAACTCCACTTGTTGCCTTGACTGAGGAAATAAGGGATGGACTCCTCCTTTTAGCTTCCATACCTGTCAAGAATGCCACAATG GATGAGAAAGACCAGAAGGTTGTTCAGCGAATCATCAAGATGTCAAGTTTTTGCCTGAAAGTCATCATTGCATTATGTGAAAAGTTCCAAGGATACCTCCGTGGTGCTCATTCAGCTTTGGTGTCACTTTTGCTTCTTTTATTCAG ATTTTCTCCAGAGAACATGACTCTCCAAAATTATCCTAGCATTGTAAAGAAAGGAATAGAACAGCAAGTGATATTTGGAATAGCACCATTATTGATACATCTCAGGGATGATGAAGAATTTATCAAG ATGGTTTTAGAGATAGGAGAAGATGAAACAAGGATTGACATAGAGTGGGGAAGTTACCTGCAGTTACTGATAGCAGTTTGTGTTCCTCATAATACCGTAACTATGATGCACACCTGCTCTTTCCTCACCAGGATCTTTCAGACCATGGAGAAAA GTCATGCAAGTTTGTCTTTTCCATGTATGATGAATGGTGTGATGTTTGGTGGGCGACCCCAGAGTAATGTTACTTTATATGAACATGTGTTGACTCATGTATGTGCTCTTGTGGGTACGTTAGAAGCTATTCACTTTGAGATTTTGGAGCAACTTCTTGTGGAATGGTTGCTGAGTGGAAAAACATGGCCTGCTCTTTTGTCTGCAGATATTTGGTGTTTTGTTGCAAG GTATGGATCAAGCGAATTGTGCAAATGTCATTGCCTTGTGCTGATTGACCTGCTGTCATGTATCCCTCCACCTTCTCATCAGCACCTTGTAACTGCATCCCTTCTATCAAGGCTCATTCCTAAGCTTTGTTTGAACCATAAACAGGAGGTCTTTTCAAATTTTAAGTGTGTAG ggCATAGTATTCCAGCTTGGTACAGCATAATGCAAGGAGAGGCAAATGATAGTGTGGAAGAACTAACAAGAGATGTTTTACAAGCTTGCACAGAGAAAGTTAATGTATCTCTGTCTCGGAAAGCCACAGAACAAACTATAGTGAGCCTT TTGGATGAATTGGAATATTTGACTCCATTGTTTTTAGTCTTTACATGTGCAAGAAATGCAGCTGCTCCTTTTGTGGAAGATTTCACCAAAGCTCTTCTTCAGCTATGGATCAG AATACCAGTGGACCATATTGGGTGTTCAGTAGTGGATCTGATGATCTCTAGTCTTCTGAAAGCTACAACCTCTGTCCTAAGTTGCTTCTCTAACAACCAACTACTTCAG ATAATCTCTTCGTGTGAAGACTGTTGCACCAAAGGGTCAGCTGTGGTATGGGTTAGTGTATGTGACTTATTGGCTACCCTTGGTCGGTGTCACCTCTCTCAGTCTTCTGAACTCAGCAGTATCCTCTGTCTCATTTCAA ATGAATTATCACTTATGCTAAGTAGTCCAAATCCATTAGTATATCAGTGTGCCCTTGATGCATTCGTTGCATTTGGTCAACACACAGCGCATGAAGAA GTTTTATCAGTGTGTCTTGAGAGATGTGAAGAGGGATTGCAGGAGAGAGTGACCAACTATTTGCAGCAGGAACCACATGTATTATTATATGGTCAGTCAAGGAACATACTTCTTCAGAATCAAAATATCACATGTTCTTTCAGTTATAAACCAAAATTGCAAAAAGATTTTAAGCCAATTGAAGACCTTATTTCTCCAAACAATAAATGTCATGACATGCTTGTTGAGAAGGAGAGACCATCTAAAAGATGTAGAGAGGATGAAGATTCATCCCCAGAAAAACCAACCAACATCAAAAGTCTTTTGGATTCTCTATATGACTCTTTTGgtgtaatgaaaaaaattaaagattgTAATATAATGATGGAAGAAACAGAGATAGACAGAGTTAAAGATCTCTTACAGGAAATGGTATGTACATGGGAAATGAAGGCTAAATAG
- the LOC139766562 gene encoding FIGNL1-interacting regulator of recombination and mitosis-like isoform X1, which translates to MFTGTVGCCKKLIIENIFVLLIYTCCIYLHHAQDNLYVSRNMVYKHLNKKHDFLRMTPSPENGLQVTRFAFGSFLPHLEVDKNAFDFFDAAVPCLKTAFDEFLQDCKRKAKENVDQVNELLQQCILVVECSNLAMQFLLQAERITIENVRNLPQIVQYIINLSLDHCKDSEHTYGSHLQLVKDSLFTLFRLTVELSTQFAHILSKLTFDSFSEDDMEILLGVCEQLCATASSLSQLSEIRGCVVVWRAYTSLVNQHCGNLITRMDLRTPLVALTEEIRDGLLLLASIPVKNATMDEKDQKVVQRIIKMSSFCLKVIIALCEKFQGYLRGAHSALVSLLLLLFRFSPENMTLQNYPSIVKKGIEQQVIFGIAPLLIHLRDDEEFIKMVLEIGEDETRIDIEWGSYLQLLIAVCVPHNTVTMMHTCSFLTRIFQTMEKSHASLSFPCMMNGVMFGGRPQSNVTLYEHVLTHVCALVGTLEAIHFEILEQLLVEWLLSGKTWPALLSADIWCFVARYGSSELCKCHCLVLIDLLSCIPPPSHQHLVTASLLSRLIPKLCLNHKQEVFSNFKCVGHSIPAWYSIMQGEANDSVEELTRDVLQACTEKVNVSLSRKATEQTIVSLLDELEYLTPLFLVFTCARNAAAPFVEDFTKALLQLWIRIPVDHIGCSVVDLMISSLLKATTSVLSCFSNNQLLQIISSCEDCCTKGSAVVWVSVCDLLATLGRCHLSQSSELSSILCLISNELSLMLSSPNPLVYQCALDAFVAFGQHTAHEEVLSVCLERCEEGLQERVTNYLQQEPHVLLYGQSRNILLQNQNITCSFSYKPKLQKDFKPIEDLISPNNKCHDMLVEKERPSKRCREDEDSSPEKPTNIKSLLDSLYDSFGVMKKIKDCNIMMEETEIDRVKDLLQEMVCTWEMKAK; encoded by the exons ATGTTCACAGGTACAGTAGGATGTTGTAAGAAACTCATTATTGAGAATATTTTCGTTTTGTTGATTTACACAtgctgtatataccttcaccatGCTCAAGATAATTTGTATGTAAGCAGAAATATGGTTTATAAGCACCTTAACAAGAAACACGACTTTCTGCGGATGACTCCTTCTCCTGAAAATGGGTTGCAAGTAACAAGATTTGCGTTTGGGTCATTTCTGCCACATCTTGAGGTTGATAAGAATGCATTTGATTTCTTTGATGCTGCTGTTCCTTGCCTGAAGACTGCTTTTGATGAATTTTTGCAAGACTGTAAAAGAAAAGCAAAGGAAAATGTGGATCAGGTCAATGAGTTACTTCAG CAATGCATTCTAGTGGTAGAGTGCAGTAACCTGGCAATGCAGTTTTTGCTACAAGCAGAAAGAATTACTATTGAGAATGTGAGGAACCTGCCACAAATTGTACAGTACATCATTAATCTCTCTTTGGACCACTGCAAAGATAG TGAACACACCTATGGAAGTCATCTTCAACTCGTTAAGGATTCCTTATTTACCCTTTTTCGTCTGACTGTTGAGCTTTCTACCCAGTTTGCTCATATTTTGTCAAAGCTGACTTTTGACTCCTTCTCTGAAGATGATATGGAAATCCTTTTAGGGG TGTGTGAGCAGCTTTGTGCAACAGCATCAAGCTTATCACAGTTGTCAGAAATTCGTGGGTGTGTTGTAGTGTGGCGTGCCTACACGAGTTTGGTTAACCAACATTGTGGAAATTTGATCACTCGTATGGATCTGAGAACTCCACTTGTTGCCTTGACTGAGGAAATAAGGGATGGACTCCTCCTTTTAGCTTCCATACCTGTCAAGAATGCCACAATG GATGAGAAAGACCAGAAGGTTGTTCAGCGAATCATCAAGATGTCAAGTTTTTGCCTGAAAGTCATCATTGCATTATGTGAAAAGTTCCAAGGATACCTCCGTGGTGCTCATTCAGCTTTGGTGTCACTTTTGCTTCTTTTATTCAG ATTTTCTCCAGAGAACATGACTCTCCAAAATTATCCTAGCATTGTAAAGAAAGGAATAGAACAGCAAGTGATATTTGGAATAGCACCATTATTGATACATCTCAGGGATGATGAAGAATTTATCAAG ATGGTTTTAGAGATAGGAGAAGATGAAACAAGGATTGACATAGAGTGGGGAAGTTACCTGCAGTTACTGATAGCAGTTTGTGTTCCTCATAATACCGTAACTATGATGCACACCTGCTCTTTCCTCACCAGGATCTTTCAGACCATGGAGAAAA GTCATGCAAGTTTGTCTTTTCCATGTATGATGAATGGTGTGATGTTTGGTGGGCGACCCCAGAGTAATGTTACTTTATATGAACATGTGTTGACTCATGTATGTGCTCTTGTGGGTACGTTAGAAGCTATTCACTTTGAGATTTTGGAGCAACTTCTTGTGGAATGGTTGCTGAGTGGAAAAACATGGCCTGCTCTTTTGTCTGCAGATATTTGGTGTTTTGTTGCAAG GTATGGATCAAGCGAATTGTGCAAATGTCATTGCCTTGTGCTGATTGACCTGCTGTCATGTATCCCTCCACCTTCTCATCAGCACCTTGTAACTGCATCCCTTCTATCAAGGCTCATTCCTAAGCTTTGTTTGAACCATAAACAGGAGGTCTTTTCAAATTTTAAGTGTGTAG ggCATAGTATTCCAGCTTGGTACAGCATAATGCAAGGAGAGGCAAATGATAGTGTGGAAGAACTAACAAGAGATGTTTTACAAGCTTGCACAGAGAAAGTTAATGTATCTCTGTCTCGGAAAGCCACAGAACAAACTATAGTGAGCCTT TTGGATGAATTGGAATATTTGACTCCATTGTTTTTAGTCTTTACATGTGCAAGAAATGCAGCTGCTCCTTTTGTGGAAGATTTCACCAAAGCTCTTCTTCAGCTATGGATCAG AATACCAGTGGACCATATTGGGTGTTCAGTAGTGGATCTGATGATCTCTAGTCTTCTGAAAGCTACAACCTCTGTCCTAAGTTGCTTCTCTAACAACCAACTACTTCAG ATAATCTCTTCGTGTGAAGACTGTTGCACCAAAGGGTCAGCTGTGGTATGGGTTAGTGTATGTGACTTATTGGCTACCCTTGGTCGGTGTCACCTCTCTCAGTCTTCTGAACTCAGCAGTATCCTCTGTCTCATTTCAA ATGAATTATCACTTATGCTAAGTAGTCCAAATCCATTAGTATATCAGTGTGCCCTTGATGCATTCGTTGCATTTGGTCAACACACAGCGCATGAAGAA GTTTTATCAGTGTGTCTTGAGAGATGTGAAGAGGGATTGCAGGAGAGAGTGACCAACTATTTGCAGCAGGAACCACATGTATTATTATATGGTCAGTCAAGGAACATACTTCTTCAGAATCAAAATATCACATGTTCTTTCAGTTATAAACCAAAATTGCAAAAAGATTTTAAGCCAATTGAAGACCTTATTTCTCCAAACAATAAATGTCATGACATGCTTGTTGAGAAGGAGAGACCATCTAAAAGATGTAGAGAGGATGAAGATTCATCCCCAGAAAAACCAACCAACATCAAAAGTCTTTTGGATTCTCTATATGACTCTTTTGgtgtaatgaaaaaaattaaagattgTAATATAATGATGGAAGAAACAGAGATAGACAGAGTTAAAGATCTCTTACAGGAAATGGTATGTACATGGGAAATGAAGGCTAAATAG
- the LOC139766562 gene encoding FIGNL1-interacting regulator of recombination and mitosis-like isoform X4: MFTGTVGCCKKLIIENIFVLLIYTCCIYLHHAQDNLYVSRNMVYKHLNKKHDFLRMTPSPENGLQVTRFAFGSFLPHLEVDKNAFDFFDAAVPCLKTAFDEFLQDCKRKAKENVDQVNELLQQCILVVECSNLAMQFLLQAERITIENVRNLPQIVQYIINLSLDHCKDSEHTYGSHLQLVKDSLFTLFRLTVELSTQFAHILSKLTFDSFSEDDMEILLGVCEQLCATASSLSQLSEIRGCVVVWRAYTSLVNQHCGNLITRMDLRTPLVALTEEIRDGLLLLASIPVKNATMDEKDQKVVQRIIKMSSFCLKVIIALCEKFQGYLRGAHSALVSLLLLLFRFSPENMTLQNYPSIVKKGIEQQVIFGIAPLLIHLRDDEEFIKMVLEIGEDETRIDIEWGSYLQLLIAVCVPHNTVTMMHTCSFLTRIFQTMEKSHASLSFPCMMNGVMFGGRPQSNVTLYEHVLTHVCALVGTLEAIHFEILEQLLVEWLLSGKTWPALLSADIWCFVARYGSSELCKCHCLVLIDLLSCIPPPSHQHLVTASLLSRLIPKLCLNHKQEVFSNFKCVGHSIPAWYSIMQGEANDSVEELTRDVLQACTEKVNVSLSRKATEQTIVSLLDELEYLTPLFLVFTCARNAAAPFVEDFTKALLQLWIRIPVDHIGCSVVDLMISSLLKATTSVLSCFSNNQLLQIISSCEDCCTKGSAVVWVSVCDLLATLGRCHLSQSSELSSILCLISNELSLMLSSPNPLVYQCALDAFVAFGQHTAHEEVLSVCLERCEEGLQERVTNYLQQEPHVLLYDPSCS; the protein is encoded by the exons ATGTTCACAGGTACAGTAGGATGTTGTAAGAAACTCATTATTGAGAATATTTTCGTTTTGTTGATTTACACAtgctgtatataccttcaccatGCTCAAGATAATTTGTATGTAAGCAGAAATATGGTTTATAAGCACCTTAACAAGAAACACGACTTTCTGCGGATGACTCCTTCTCCTGAAAATGGGTTGCAAGTAACAAGATTTGCGTTTGGGTCATTTCTGCCACATCTTGAGGTTGATAAGAATGCATTTGATTTCTTTGATGCTGCTGTTCCTTGCCTGAAGACTGCTTTTGATGAATTTTTGCAAGACTGTAAAAGAAAAGCAAAGGAAAATGTGGATCAGGTCAATGAGTTACTTCAG CAATGCATTCTAGTGGTAGAGTGCAGTAACCTGGCAATGCAGTTTTTGCTACAAGCAGAAAGAATTACTATTGAGAATGTGAGGAACCTGCCACAAATTGTACAGTACATCATTAATCTCTCTTTGGACCACTGCAAAGATAG TGAACACACCTATGGAAGTCATCTTCAACTCGTTAAGGATTCCTTATTTACCCTTTTTCGTCTGACTGTTGAGCTTTCTACCCAGTTTGCTCATATTTTGTCAAAGCTGACTTTTGACTCCTTCTCTGAAGATGATATGGAAATCCTTTTAGGGG TGTGTGAGCAGCTTTGTGCAACAGCATCAAGCTTATCACAGTTGTCAGAAATTCGTGGGTGTGTTGTAGTGTGGCGTGCCTACACGAGTTTGGTTAACCAACATTGTGGAAATTTGATCACTCGTATGGATCTGAGAACTCCACTTGTTGCCTTGACTGAGGAAATAAGGGATGGACTCCTCCTTTTAGCTTCCATACCTGTCAAGAATGCCACAATG GATGAGAAAGACCAGAAGGTTGTTCAGCGAATCATCAAGATGTCAAGTTTTTGCCTGAAAGTCATCATTGCATTATGTGAAAAGTTCCAAGGATACCTCCGTGGTGCTCATTCAGCTTTGGTGTCACTTTTGCTTCTTTTATTCAG ATTTTCTCCAGAGAACATGACTCTCCAAAATTATCCTAGCATTGTAAAGAAAGGAATAGAACAGCAAGTGATATTTGGAATAGCACCATTATTGATACATCTCAGGGATGATGAAGAATTTATCAAG ATGGTTTTAGAGATAGGAGAAGATGAAACAAGGATTGACATAGAGTGGGGAAGTTACCTGCAGTTACTGATAGCAGTTTGTGTTCCTCATAATACCGTAACTATGATGCACACCTGCTCTTTCCTCACCAGGATCTTTCAGACCATGGAGAAAA GTCATGCAAGTTTGTCTTTTCCATGTATGATGAATGGTGTGATGTTTGGTGGGCGACCCCAGAGTAATGTTACTTTATATGAACATGTGTTGACTCATGTATGTGCTCTTGTGGGTACGTTAGAAGCTATTCACTTTGAGATTTTGGAGCAACTTCTTGTGGAATGGTTGCTGAGTGGAAAAACATGGCCTGCTCTTTTGTCTGCAGATATTTGGTGTTTTGTTGCAAG GTATGGATCAAGCGAATTGTGCAAATGTCATTGCCTTGTGCTGATTGACCTGCTGTCATGTATCCCTCCACCTTCTCATCAGCACCTTGTAACTGCATCCCTTCTATCAAGGCTCATTCCTAAGCTTTGTTTGAACCATAAACAGGAGGTCTTTTCAAATTTTAAGTGTGTAG ggCATAGTATTCCAGCTTGGTACAGCATAATGCAAGGAGAGGCAAATGATAGTGTGGAAGAACTAACAAGAGATGTTTTACAAGCTTGCACAGAGAAAGTTAATGTATCTCTGTCTCGGAAAGCCACAGAACAAACTATAGTGAGCCTT TTGGATGAATTGGAATATTTGACTCCATTGTTTTTAGTCTTTACATGTGCAAGAAATGCAGCTGCTCCTTTTGTGGAAGATTTCACCAAAGCTCTTCTTCAGCTATGGATCAG AATACCAGTGGACCATATTGGGTGTTCAGTAGTGGATCTGATGATCTCTAGTCTTCTGAAAGCTACAACCTCTGTCCTAAGTTGCTTCTCTAACAACCAACTACTTCAG ATAATCTCTTCGTGTGAAGACTGTTGCACCAAAGGGTCAGCTGTGGTATGGGTTAGTGTATGTGACTTATTGGCTACCCTTGGTCGGTGTCACCTCTCTCAGTCTTCTGAACTCAGCAGTATCCTCTGTCTCATTTCAA ATGAATTATCACTTATGCTAAGTAGTCCAAATCCATTAGTATATCAGTGTGCCCTTGATGCATTCGTTGCATTTGGTCAACACACAGCGCATGAAGAA GTTTTATCAGTGTGTCTTGAGAGATGTGAAGAGGGATTGCAGGAGAGAGTGACCAACTATTTGCAGCAGGAACCACATGTATTATTATATG
- the LOC139766562 gene encoding FIGNL1-interacting regulator of recombination and mitosis-like isoform X2: MECQESQTEVNVLSLLAEAAEWTDEETLQNLSKTLPIVNDFLRMTPSPENGLQVTRFAFGSFLPHLEVDKNAFDFFDAAVPCLKTAFDEFLQDCKRKAKENVDQVNELLQQCILVVECSNLAMQFLLQAERITIENVRNLPQIVQYIINLSLDHCKDSEHTYGSHLQLVKDSLFTLFRLTVELSTQFAHILSKLTFDSFSEDDMEILLGVCEQLCATASSLSQLSEIRGCVVVWRAYTSLVNQHCGNLITRMDLRTPLVALTEEIRDGLLLLASIPVKNATMDEKDQKVVQRIIKMSSFCLKVIIALCEKFQGYLRGAHSALVSLLLLLFRFSPENMTLQNYPSIVKKGIEQQVIFGIAPLLIHLRDDEEFIKMVLEIGEDETRIDIEWGSYLQLLIAVCVPHNTVTMMHTCSFLTRIFQTMEKSHASLSFPCMMNGVMFGGRPQSNVTLYEHVLTHVCALVGTLEAIHFEILEQLLVEWLLSGKTWPALLSADIWCFVARYGSSELCKCHCLVLIDLLSCIPPPSHQHLVTASLLSRLIPKLCLNHKQEVFSNFKCVGHSIPAWYSIMQGEANDSVEELTRDVLQACTEKVNVSLSRKATEQTIVSLLDELEYLTPLFLVFTCARNAAAPFVEDFTKALLQLWIRIPVDHIGCSVVDLMISSLLKATTSVLSCFSNNQLLQIISSCEDCCTKGSAVVWVSVCDLLATLGRCHLSQSSELSSILCLISNELSLMLSSPNPLVYQCALDAFVAFGQHTAHEEVLSVCLERCEEGLQERVTNYLQQEPHVLLYGQSRNILLQNQNITCSFSYKPKLQKDFKPIEDLISPNNKCHDMLVEKERPSKRCREDEDSSPEKPTNIKSLLDSLYDSFGVMKKIKDCNIMMEETEIDRVKDLLQEMVCTWEMKAK, encoded by the exons GACTTTCTGCGGATGACTCCTTCTCCTGAAAATGGGTTGCAAGTAACAAGATTTGCGTTTGGGTCATTTCTGCCACATCTTGAGGTTGATAAGAATGCATTTGATTTCTTTGATGCTGCTGTTCCTTGCCTGAAGACTGCTTTTGATGAATTTTTGCAAGACTGTAAAAGAAAAGCAAAGGAAAATGTGGATCAGGTCAATGAGTTACTTCAG CAATGCATTCTAGTGGTAGAGTGCAGTAACCTGGCAATGCAGTTTTTGCTACAAGCAGAAAGAATTACTATTGAGAATGTGAGGAACCTGCCACAAATTGTACAGTACATCATTAATCTCTCTTTGGACCACTGCAAAGATAG TGAACACACCTATGGAAGTCATCTTCAACTCGTTAAGGATTCCTTATTTACCCTTTTTCGTCTGACTGTTGAGCTTTCTACCCAGTTTGCTCATATTTTGTCAAAGCTGACTTTTGACTCCTTCTCTGAAGATGATATGGAAATCCTTTTAGGGG TGTGTGAGCAGCTTTGTGCAACAGCATCAAGCTTATCACAGTTGTCAGAAATTCGTGGGTGTGTTGTAGTGTGGCGTGCCTACACGAGTTTGGTTAACCAACATTGTGGAAATTTGATCACTCGTATGGATCTGAGAACTCCACTTGTTGCCTTGACTGAGGAAATAAGGGATGGACTCCTCCTTTTAGCTTCCATACCTGTCAAGAATGCCACAATG GATGAGAAAGACCAGAAGGTTGTTCAGCGAATCATCAAGATGTCAAGTTTTTGCCTGAAAGTCATCATTGCATTATGTGAAAAGTTCCAAGGATACCTCCGTGGTGCTCATTCAGCTTTGGTGTCACTTTTGCTTCTTTTATTCAG ATTTTCTCCAGAGAACATGACTCTCCAAAATTATCCTAGCATTGTAAAGAAAGGAATAGAACAGCAAGTGATATTTGGAATAGCACCATTATTGATACATCTCAGGGATGATGAAGAATTTATCAAG ATGGTTTTAGAGATAGGAGAAGATGAAACAAGGATTGACATAGAGTGGGGAAGTTACCTGCAGTTACTGATAGCAGTTTGTGTTCCTCATAATACCGTAACTATGATGCACACCTGCTCTTTCCTCACCAGGATCTTTCAGACCATGGAGAAAA GTCATGCAAGTTTGTCTTTTCCATGTATGATGAATGGTGTGATGTTTGGTGGGCGACCCCAGAGTAATGTTACTTTATATGAACATGTGTTGACTCATGTATGTGCTCTTGTGGGTACGTTAGAAGCTATTCACTTTGAGATTTTGGAGCAACTTCTTGTGGAATGGTTGCTGAGTGGAAAAACATGGCCTGCTCTTTTGTCTGCAGATATTTGGTGTTTTGTTGCAAG GTATGGATCAAGCGAATTGTGCAAATGTCATTGCCTTGTGCTGATTGACCTGCTGTCATGTATCCCTCCACCTTCTCATCAGCACCTTGTAACTGCATCCCTTCTATCAAGGCTCATTCCTAAGCTTTGTTTGAACCATAAACAGGAGGTCTTTTCAAATTTTAAGTGTGTAG ggCATAGTATTCCAGCTTGGTACAGCATAATGCAAGGAGAGGCAAATGATAGTGTGGAAGAACTAACAAGAGATGTTTTACAAGCTTGCACAGAGAAAGTTAATGTATCTCTGTCTCGGAAAGCCACAGAACAAACTATAGTGAGCCTT TTGGATGAATTGGAATATTTGACTCCATTGTTTTTAGTCTTTACATGTGCAAGAAATGCAGCTGCTCCTTTTGTGGAAGATTTCACCAAAGCTCTTCTTCAGCTATGGATCAG AATACCAGTGGACCATATTGGGTGTTCAGTAGTGGATCTGATGATCTCTAGTCTTCTGAAAGCTACAACCTCTGTCCTAAGTTGCTTCTCTAACAACCAACTACTTCAG ATAATCTCTTCGTGTGAAGACTGTTGCACCAAAGGGTCAGCTGTGGTATGGGTTAGTGTATGTGACTTATTGGCTACCCTTGGTCGGTGTCACCTCTCTCAGTCTTCTGAACTCAGCAGTATCCTCTGTCTCATTTCAA ATGAATTATCACTTATGCTAAGTAGTCCAAATCCATTAGTATATCAGTGTGCCCTTGATGCATTCGTTGCATTTGGTCAACACACAGCGCATGAAGAA GTTTTATCAGTGTGTCTTGAGAGATGTGAAGAGGGATTGCAGGAGAGAGTGACCAACTATTTGCAGCAGGAACCACATGTATTATTATATGGTCAGTCAAGGAACATACTTCTTCAGAATCAAAATATCACATGTTCTTTCAGTTATAAACCAAAATTGCAAAAAGATTTTAAGCCAATTGAAGACCTTATTTCTCCAAACAATAAATGTCATGACATGCTTGTTGAGAAGGAGAGACCATCTAAAAGATGTAGAGAGGATGAAGATTCATCCCCAGAAAAACCAACCAACATCAAAAGTCTTTTGGATTCTCTATATGACTCTTTTGgtgtaatgaaaaaaattaaagattgTAATATAATGATGGAAGAAACAGAGATAGACAGAGTTAAAGATCTCTTACAGGAAATGGTATGTACATGGGAAATGAAGGCTAAATAG